A stretch of Thermococcus sp. Bubb.Bath DNA encodes these proteins:
- a CDS encoding type II toxin-antitoxin system PemK/MazF family toxin codes for MSLKGKIVLVHFPFTDLRATKLRPALVLYEGKDDVVVAFISSRLEKFEPKTDVLVERSHLEFKVTGLKVSSIIKLNKIATVHKGLLAGILGEVGDLLKEEINVKLCNTLRL; via the coding sequence ATGAGTCTCAAGGGCAAGATAGTTCTTGTGCACTTTCCTTTCACAGATCTACGGGCAACTAAACTTCGTCCGGCACTTGTCCTGTACGAAGGAAAAGATGATGTTGTAGTGGCGTTCATTTCGTCGAGACTTGAGAAGTTCGAGCCAAAAACTGACGTTCTCGTTGAACGCTCTCATCTGGAATTTAAAGTCACTGGGCTTAAAGTTTCTTCGATTATTAAGCTCAACAAGATAGCGACAGTTCATAAGGGTCTCCTTGCAGGCATTCTAGGTGAAGTTGGAGACCTACTCAAGGAAGAGATAAACGTAAAACTCTGTAATACGCTTAGGCTGTGA